From the Natrarchaeobaculum aegyptiacum genome, one window contains:
- a CDS encoding redox-regulated ATPase YchF — translation MSKSYRIGLVGKPSVGKSSFFNAATMNDVPEGAYPFTTIDPSVGEAYVRVECAAPEFDEECTPNVGYCDHGTRFVPTKLVDVAGLIPGAHEGAGLGNQFLTDLNETDVLVHVVDFSGKTDLEGEATDGHDPRDDIAFLEEELDQWYLGILEKGIERYESGYTTEDDKIEEELAEQMSAFKTNEDEIKLLIRRTDVGFDPSEWDDEDRLELAREIRKETKPMVIAANKMDTPEAQENYEEITTDPDYEHLTIVPCSAHAEKALKSADKAGVVDYRPGDDDFEIVGDVSDEQEQGLEQIREFLGEYGATGVQAALETALFDVLGVVPVFPGGANGLGNERGEVLPDCYLIPPNSTAEDFAYSLHSDIGDGFLHAIDCRSNRQLGKDYEVEARDVIEVITTN, via the coding sequence ATGAGCAAGAGCTACCGGATCGGACTCGTCGGCAAACCCTCCGTCGGCAAGTCCTCGTTCTTCAACGCCGCGACGATGAACGACGTGCCCGAGGGCGCGTACCCGTTCACGACCATCGACCCGAGCGTCGGTGAGGCCTACGTCCGCGTCGAATGTGCAGCCCCCGAATTCGACGAAGAGTGTACCCCGAACGTGGGCTACTGCGACCACGGCACTCGCTTCGTCCCGACGAAACTCGTCGACGTCGCCGGCCTCATCCCCGGCGCTCACGAGGGCGCGGGACTTGGCAACCAGTTCCTGACCGACCTGAACGAGACCGACGTCCTCGTCCACGTCGTCGACTTCTCCGGCAAAACCGACCTCGAGGGCGAGGCCACCGACGGGCACGACCCGCGAGACGACATCGCGTTCCTGGAGGAAGAACTCGACCAGTGGTACCTCGGCATCCTCGAGAAGGGCATCGAGCGCTACGAGTCGGGCTATACGACCGAGGACGACAAGATCGAGGAAGAACTCGCCGAGCAGATGAGCGCGTTCAAGACGAACGAAGACGAGATCAAACTCCTCATCCGCCGGACCGACGTTGGTTTCGACCCTTCCGAGTGGGACGACGAGGACAGACTCGAGCTGGCACGGGAGATCCGCAAGGAAACCAAGCCGATGGTGATCGCGGCGAACAAGATGGACACCCCCGAGGCCCAGGAAAACTACGAGGAGATCACGACCGATCCCGACTACGAGCATCTGACGATCGTCCCCTGCAGCGCTCACGCAGAGAAGGCACTCAAGTCGGCGGACAAGGCCGGTGTCGTCGACTACCGCCCCGGCGACGACGACTTCGAAATCGTCGGCGACGTCTCCGACGAGCAAGAACAGGGACTCGAACAGATCCGAGAGTTCCTCGGCGAATACGGCGCGACCGGTGTTCAGGCGGCTCTCGAGACCGCGCTGTTCGACGTGCTGGGCGTCGTCCCCGTCTTCCCCGGCGGTGCGAACGGACTGGGCAACGAACGCGGCGAGGTACTCCCCGACTGCTACCTGATCCCGCCGAATTCGACCGCAGAAGACTTCGCCTACAGCCTCCACTCGGACATCGGCGACGGGTTCCTCCACGCGATCGACTGCCGGAGCAACCGACAACTCGGCAAGGATTACGAGGTCGAGGCGCGCGACGTGATCGAGGTCATCACGACCAACTGA
- a CDS encoding deoxyribonuclease IV, whose amino-acid sequence MKVGAHVSISGSRVSSDEETPPYDDVRNAVHRQLAFGGNCGQIFTTSPQVWAEPEISDEAAAGFREESDELLEGPWVIHSAYLVNLCTPKEDLREKSISSLQAELDAAERLGVPYVNTHLGAHTGAGVEGGLDNAAGVIDDLDVPEGVQLLIESDAGSGTKLGGEFSELAGIIERTETDIGICIDTAHTLVAGNDLTTPEAVDETVERFDEEVSLEYLEYIHLNDSKHDVGTHKDEHAHIGEGYIGEDGMRAIVNHPDLRDLPFALETPTEDGRGFAWNIEKVKELREE is encoded by the coding sequence ATGAAAGTCGGCGCACACGTTTCGATTTCCGGCTCGCGGGTCTCTTCGGACGAGGAGACGCCGCCGTACGACGACGTTCGCAACGCAGTTCATCGCCAGCTCGCCTTCGGCGGCAACTGCGGGCAGATTTTCACGACCTCGCCGCAGGTCTGGGCCGAACCAGAAATTAGTGACGAGGCTGCAGCGGGTTTCCGAGAGGAATCCGACGAACTGCTCGAAGGGCCGTGGGTGATTCACTCGGCCTATCTCGTCAACCTCTGTACCCCGAAGGAAGACCTGCGCGAGAAGTCGATCTCGTCGCTGCAGGCCGAACTCGACGCTGCCGAACGACTCGGCGTCCCGTACGTCAACACCCACCTCGGGGCCCATACCGGCGCTGGCGTCGAAGGCGGACTGGACAACGCCGCGGGCGTGATCGACGACCTCGACGTTCCCGAGGGCGTCCAGTTGCTCATCGAATCCGACGCCGGCAGCGGCACCAAACTCGGCGGCGAATTCTCGGAACTCGCCGGGATCATCGAGCGCACGGAGACCGATATCGGCATCTGTATCGACACCGCTCACACGCTCGTCGCGGGCAACGACCTCACGACGCCCGAAGCCGTCGACGAGACCGTCGAGCGCTTCGACGAGGAAGTCAGCCTCGAGTACCTCGAGTACATCCACCTCAACGACTCGAAACACGACGTCGGCACCCACAAGGACGAACACGCCCACATCGGCGAGGGCTACATCGGCGAGGACGGGATGCGTGCGATCGTCAACCACCCAGACCTGCGTGACCTGCCGTTCGCACTCGAGACCCCCACCGAGGACGGACGCGGGTTCGCCTGGAACATCGAGAAGGTCAAAGAACTGCGCGAAGAGTAG
- a CDS encoding sodium:solute symporter family transporter, with amino-acid sequence MIEPFALEVASDLFDGGFKLFPAVTLVAMLAVFLGVGWFFRVAAVDEMWVAGRSIGAVENGMAIAANWMSVAAYLGVASTVALLGYFGLAYVVGWTTGYFILLIFLAAQFRRFGKYTAPDFVGDRYYSDLGRALAASTTLLIAFVYIIAQGNGLGLMAQYIFGVSYEVGVILLMAITIGYVALSGMLGATKNMALQYVILISAFLLGLYATGWTQGWSTVLPFVEYGNQATAMAEIERQYTEPFANATYYHWIALCVSLIAGTCGLPHVLVRFYTADNERNARWATVWGLFFTLLLFLGTAAYAAFGSLLYQDNVGEYTEMTGTESDTLVVLTAYLANLPEWLVGIVAAGAIAAGLATTAGLFISASSAAAHDIYTNLYKEDATQREQLIVGRSTILVLGAIVTYLALNPPALIAEVVGMSFALAGTVLFPVFFLGLWWEDATREGAIAGMVVGLFFGFGSIVNEVLPQYVGALSGEAIFPTFATIVPATSSSLVGVPAVMVTIIVVSQFTDDPPEDVKRLVRQCHSPEPMEKLQSAEDVATDGGTPADD; translated from the coding sequence GTGATCGAGCCGTTCGCACTCGAGGTCGCTTCGGACCTCTTCGACGGCGGTTTCAAGCTCTTTCCGGCGGTGACGCTCGTCGCTATGCTGGCGGTGTTCCTGGGCGTCGGCTGGTTCTTCCGTGTGGCAGCGGTCGACGAGATGTGGGTCGCCGGCCGGTCGATCGGCGCGGTCGAAAACGGGATGGCGATCGCGGCAAACTGGATGAGTGTCGCCGCCTACCTCGGTGTCGCGTCGACGGTCGCGCTACTCGGATACTTCGGGCTGGCGTACGTCGTCGGCTGGACGACGGGATACTTCATCCTGCTCATCTTCCTGGCCGCGCAGTTCCGTCGGTTCGGGAAGTACACGGCCCCCGACTTCGTCGGTGATCGCTACTACTCTGACCTGGGCCGGGCGCTCGCTGCCTCGACGACCCTGTTGATCGCGTTCGTCTACATCATCGCACAGGGGAACGGCCTCGGGCTGATGGCCCAGTACATCTTCGGCGTCTCCTACGAGGTCGGCGTTATCCTGTTGATGGCCATCACCATCGGCTACGTCGCCCTCTCGGGGATGCTGGGGGCGACGAAGAACATGGCGTTGCAGTACGTCATCCTCATCTCGGCGTTCCTGCTCGGCCTCTACGCGACCGGCTGGACGCAGGGCTGGTCGACCGTCCTGCCGTTCGTCGAGTACGGAAACCAGGCGACCGCGATGGCCGAGATCGAACGCCAGTATACCGAGCCGTTCGCCAACGCAACCTACTACCACTGGATCGCACTCTGTGTCAGCCTGATCGCGGGTACCTGCGGGCTTCCACACGTCCTCGTGCGCTTTTACACCGCAGATAACGAGCGCAACGCCCGCTGGGCAACCGTCTGGGGACTGTTCTTCACCCTGCTTCTGTTCCTCGGAACCGCGGCCTACGCGGCATTCGGCTCCCTGCTGTATCAGGACAACGTCGGTGAGTACACCGAGATGACCGGCACCGAATCCGACACGCTCGTCGTGCTGACGGCCTACCTCGCAAACTTGCCCGAGTGGCTCGTCGGCATCGTCGCAGCGGGTGCGATCGCGGCTGGACTGGCGACAACCGCCGGTCTGTTCATTTCGGCGTCGTCGGCTGCTGCACACGACATCTACACGAATCTCTACAAGGAGGATGCGACCCAGCGCGAGCAGCTGATCGTCGGCCGATCGACGATACTCGTGCTCGGTGCGATCGTCACCTACCTCGCTCTGAACCCACCCGCGCTGATCGCCGAGGTCGTCGGAATGTCGTTCGCGCTGGCCGGTACCGTGTTGTTCCCGGTGTTCTTCCTCGGCCTCTGGTGGGAAGACGCCACCCGCGAAGGGGCCATCGCCGGTATGGTGGTCGGGCTCTTCTTCGGCTTTGGCTCGATCGTCAACGAGGTCCTGCCCCAGTACGTGGGGGCACTCTCCGGTGAGGCCATCTTCCCGACGTTTGCGACCATCGTTCCCGCGACGTCGTCGTCGCTCGTCGGGGTCCCTGCGGTCATGGTGACGATCATCGTCGTCTCGCAGTTCACCGACGACCCCCCGGAGGACGTAAAGCGACTCGTCCGGCAGTGTCACTCCCCAGAGCCGATGGAGAAACTCCAGTCAGCAGAGGACGTTGCAACTGACGGCGGAACCCCCGCTGACGACTGA
- a CDS encoding DUF4212 domain-containing protein has product MDDEKPGEQPTESGRIETDGGPNEVDYLDEKIHMFKPATPFMRDHLKVIWGLFAVWVVFTFGPVTATAVAPEVMTNTYVLGFQLHYFLTALGSPIGALLLSALYAWRRDVLDTRYGVDHSTDVKGDTGQTVAADGGEQA; this is encoded by the coding sequence ATGGACGATGAAAAACCGGGCGAGCAACCGACCGAGTCAGGCCGGATCGAAACCGACGGCGGACCGAACGAAGTCGACTACCTCGACGAGAAGATCCACATGTTCAAACCCGCAACGCCGTTCATGCGGGACCATCTCAAGGTTATCTGGGGGCTATTCGCAGTGTGGGTGGTGTTTACCTTCGGTCCCGTTACCGCAACGGCGGTCGCTCCCGAGGTGATGACAAACACCTACGTCCTCGGATTCCAGCTTCACTACTTCCTGACAGCGCTGGGCTCTCCGATCGGTGCCTTGCTCCTCTCGGCACTGTACGCCTGGCGTCGAGACGTGCTCGACACGAGATACGGCGTCGACCACTCGACCGACGTCAAAGGAGACACCGGGCAAACCGTCGCCGCGGATGGCGGTGAGCAAGCGTGA
- a CDS encoding lipoate--protein ligase family protein: MTELADREWRLIRDGIRDGPTQMALEEVAATTALEDGLRTVRVYSWEPSTLSLGYRQEADSVDWDYCEREGIDVTRRQTGGGGIYHDRHADISYTIVAPADEVPGDLMDCYALFCEPILEGLQRMGVDADFAGSEQPSIHQPSCYLRDINPAHDVVAPAGGDDAGKVSGNAQYRQRDVVIQHGSISYDLEPGHHVGVFDADLEPATFTDRVTSIREQAGIDREEAVETLAEALGEWCDADEGDWDAAELEAAGDLAERKYGADAWIREREVLEASEQ; the protein is encoded by the coding sequence ATGACCGAACTCGCCGATCGGGAGTGGCGACTGATCAGGGACGGCATTCGCGACGGGCCAACCCAGATGGCACTCGAGGAGGTCGCCGCGACGACGGCGCTCGAGGACGGACTCCGGACCGTCCGCGTCTACTCGTGGGAACCGAGCACGCTCTCGCTGGGCTACCGACAGGAAGCCGATTCGGTCGACTGGGACTACTGCGAGCGCGAGGGGATCGACGTCACCCGTCGCCAGACCGGTGGCGGTGGGATCTACCACGACCGACACGCCGACATTTCCTATACGATCGTCGCTCCCGCAGACGAAGTCCCCGGCGACCTCATGGACTGCTACGCGCTCTTCTGTGAGCCAATTCTCGAGGGACTCCAGCGGATGGGCGTCGACGCCGACTTCGCAGGCAGCGAACAGCCTTCGATCCACCAGCCCTCTTGCTACCTTCGAGACATCAACCCGGCCCACGACGTGGTCGCGCCCGCGGGCGGTGACGATGCGGGGAAGGTAAGCGGCAACGCCCAGTACCGCCAGCGCGACGTCGTGATCCAGCACGGCTCGATCAGCTACGACCTCGAGCCCGGACACCACGTCGGGGTCTTCGACGCCGACCTCGAGCCTGCGACGTTCACCGACCGGGTGACGAGTATCCGCGAGCAGGCTGGGATCGATCGCGAGGAGGCAGTCGAGACGCTCGCCGAAGCGCTCGGGGAGTGGTGCGACGCCGACGAGGGCGACTGGGACGCAGCCGAACTCGAGGCCGCGGGCGACCTTGCCGAGCGCAAGTACGGAGCAGACGCGTGGATTCGCGAGCGCGAGGTACTCGAGGCGAGCGAGCAGTAG